ACAGCCGATCGTCTGAGCGTGGATGTCGTCTGACCGAACGGCGATCTTGGTCACACCGCTACGGTCAGTAACCGACATACCGGCGCTGCGTGGATCTTCCCGGCGATTCACGCGTGACCGCTTCCGATCATGAGAAAGACGGATTTGCCGGAGATGTTCATACTGATGCGGTTTCGTCACTGTGGGTATCCGGGTCCGGCGCGCGTCACGGACCGTGTGCTGGCACCCTGGGGACTGTGGGAATGACGACCGAGGACGCCGCCTGTGTGTGCGGGCACCCCTTCGCGGCGCACCAGCACTACCGCGCCGGCAGCGAGTGCACGTTCTGCGGCCCGCGGCGGTGCCCCCGATTCCGGCGTCCGCGCTGGTGGCGGCGGTTCCTGCCCGCATCCTGAGCGGCCGGGTAGCGAATGCCTATCAGTTCTGTAGGCTTAGCTCACTTTCACGCAGGGGGCAACATGTCACTTCCCGACTTCCTGATCGCCGGAGTCCCCAAGGCGGGCACGACGGCCCTGCACGCGGCCCTGACCGCGCATCCCGAGCTGTTCCTGCCGTCGGTGAAGGAACCCAAGTTCTTCCTCTCCGACGGACCGCCGCCCAGCCACGGCGGACCCGGTGACGTGCAGACCTACCAGGAGCACGTCTGGCGCCGCGCCGATTACGAGGCGCTGTTCGACCCGGCCCCACCGGGGCGCAAGAAGGGTGAGGCCACCCCGTTCTACCTGCACGACGTGGCGGCCCACGACCGGATCAAGGCCCTCGTCCCGGACGTGCGGATCATCCTGCTGCTGCGTGACCCGGTCGACCGGGCGCACTCCAACTGGACCCACCTGTGGAACGCCGGCCTGGAGCCGGAGACCGACTTCCTGGCCGCCTGCCGGGCCGAGCCGGAACGCCGGGCGGCCGGCTGGGCGCAGTTCTGGCACTACCTCGACCTGGGCATGTACGGCCGCCAGGTGGAGCAGCTCTACCAGCGGTTCTCCCGCGACCAGGTGCTGCTGCTGCGGTATCGCGAGCTCAAGGACGCGCCGGCCGCCACCCTGGACCGGGTCTGCGCCTTCCTCGGGGTCCGCACCGGGCTGCTCGGCGCCATCCCCAAGGAGAACGTGAACCGGCACGTCGTCGAGGACAACGGGCTCAACCGGGTGCTGCGCGGCCTGCTCCGGTCCGGTGGCACCTTCGGCCACCACTTCCCGGTGCCGCTGCGGCTGGCCGCCCGGGGGCCGCTGCTCACCCTGCTGCACCGCAAGAAGGGCACCCGGCCGGTGACCACCCCGGCCGAGCGGGCCGAGCTGCTGCCGCACTTCGCCGCGGACATCGCGCTGCTCCAGGACGTGACCGGCGAGCGGTACGACGACTGGCTGAGCGTCGACCGACACGCCCGGATCGCAGATACCCCACCAATTCAATAGGCAATGGCAAAATTGACCGGTCAAGCCGAGAACGCGACCCGGGAGGCGACGTTGTCCGTCGGAACCACGGCCCTGCCCCTGCCCAGCTGGGAAGACTCCACGGTGGTGGTGGAGCCTCCGGGCACCGAGCCGGGGGCCTGGTCCGGCGCCCCCAGCACCATCACTGTGGACGGTTACGTGTATTTGGCGTACCGGCTGCGGCTGCCGATCGGCGCCGGCCGGGGGATCGCCAACGTGATCGCCCGCTCCGCCGACGGGCTGAACTTCGACGTGGTGGCCGAGGTGAACAAGGACCGCTTCGCCGCCGAGTCCCTGGAACGCCCGGCGCTGGTGCACACCCCGGACGGGCGCTGGCGGCTGTATGTCAGCGCGGCCACCCCGGGCACCAAGCACTGGCGGGTCGACCTGCTCGAGGCGGACACCCCGGAGGGGCTGGCCACCGCGGCGCCCCGGACCGTCCTGGCCGGCGACGAGAGCGCCGGGGTCAAGGACCCGGTGCTGCACCACGACGAGCACGGCTGGCACCTGTGGGCGTCGGTGCACCCGCTGGAGTCCTGGGACGACGCCGACCGGATGACCACGGAGTACGCCACCAGCCCGGACGGCGTGCACTGGACCTGGCGGCGGACCGCGCTGGCCGGCCGGCCGGGGCGCTGGGACGCGCGCGGGGTGCGGGTGTCGTCGGTGCAGGTGGTGGGCGACGAGATCACGGTGGCCTACGACGGGCGGGCGACGGCGGGGGAGAACTGGGAGGAGCGGACCGGCGTGGCCCGCGGCACGCGACTGCCGGACGGCACGTTCGGCGAGCTCACGGCCGAGGACCGGGAGCCGGTGGGCAGCCCGCATTCCCCGTACGGCCTGCGCTACCTGAGCCTGGTCGACGCTCCGGACGGGGCGCGACGGCTGTACTACGAGGCGACGCGGGCGGATGGGGCGCACGACTTGCGTACCGAAAAGGTCTGAGAGGGTCGTCACTCTCCGTGGGGGTGCCTGGCGAGGCCCCGAGCGCTCCGGCATAGCGTTGTGGACGGCGCCGACGGTTGCGCACAGTGACGTCGCGTTGATGAGGCGGGACTGGACCCACAAGGTCCGGTCCCGCCTTTTTCGATTTCTATGAATCGATTACCGACAATTC
Above is a genomic segment from Actinoplanes ianthinogenes containing:
- a CDS encoding sulfotransferase family protein, encoding MSLPDFLIAGVPKAGTTALHAALTAHPELFLPSVKEPKFFLSDGPPPSHGGPGDVQTYQEHVWRRADYEALFDPAPPGRKKGEATPFYLHDVAAHDRIKALVPDVRIILLLRDPVDRAHSNWTHLWNAGLEPETDFLAACRAEPERRAAGWAQFWHYLDLGMYGRQVEQLYQRFSRDQVLLLRYRELKDAPAATLDRVCAFLGVRTGLLGAIPKENVNRHVVEDNGLNRVLRGLLRSGGTFGHHFPVPLRLAARGPLLTLLHRKKGTRPVTTPAERAELLPHFAADIALLQDVTGERYDDWLSVDRHARIADTPPIQ